From Saccharomyces paradoxus chromosome IX, complete sequence, one genomic window encodes:
- the NRE1 gene encoding sepiapterin reductase family protein (cytoplasmic short-chain dehydrogenase/reductase~similar to YIR035C): MGKVILVTGVSRGIGKAIVDILFSLDRETVVYGVARSEAPLKNLKEKYGDRFFYVVGDITDDSVLKQLVNSAVKGHGKIDSLVANAGVLEPVQNVNEIDVNAWRKLYDINFFSIVSLVSIALPELKKTNGNVVFVSSDACNMYFSSWGAYGSSKAALNHFAMTLANEEKQVKAIAVAPGIVDTDMQVNIRENVGPSSMSAEQLKMFRGLKENNQLLDSSVPATVYAKLALHGIPDGVNGQYLSYNDPALKDFMP; the protein is encoded by the coding sequence atggGTAAAGTTATTTTAGTTACAGGTGTTTCCAGAGGTATCGGTAAGGCCATCGTGGACATTCTTTTCAGCTTGGACAGGGAGACGGTTGTGTACGGTGTGGCCAGGTCAGAGGCACcgttgaagaatttgaaggAGAAGTATGGTGACAGGTTCTTCTACGTCGTCGGCGACATTACGGACGATTCCGTGTTGAAGCAGTTGGTTAACTCTGCTGTTAAGGGACACGGCAAGATCGACTCGTTGGTTGCCAACGCAGGTGTCTTGGAGCCCGTGCAAAATGTCAATGAGATTGATGTCAATGCTTGGAGAAAACTGTATGacatcaatttcttcagcaTTGTTTCCTTGGTTAGCATTGCGTTGCctgaattgaagaagaccAACGGTAACGTGGTGTTCGTCAGTTCGGATGCCTGTAACATGTACTTCAGTAGTTGGGGAGCGTACGGCTCTTCAAAGGCCGCTCTTAACCACTTTGCCATGACTTTAgccaatgaagaaaagcaagTAAAGGCCATTGCTGTGGCCCCAGGTATTGTGGACACAGATATGCAAGTTAACATTAGAGAGAACGTGGGGCCTTCCTCCATGAGTGCAGAGCAATTGAAGATGTTTAGAGGTTTAAAGGAGAATAACCAGTTGCTGGATAGCTCTGTGCCAGCCACAGTTTACGCCAAGCTGGCCCTACATGGTATTCCTGACGGTGTTAATGGACAGTACTTGAGCTATAATGACCCTGCCTTGAAGGACTTTATGCCATAA
- the IRC24 gene encoding sepiapterin reductase family protein IRC24 (benzil reductase~similar to YIR036C) — protein MGKIILVTGASRGIGLQLVKTIIERDDECVIYGVARTEASLQSLQKEYGADKFMYRACDITDRSQVEALVEEIRNKHGKLDSIVANAGMLEPVKSISHATSEHDIKQWERLFDVNFFSIVTLVTLCLPLLKGSPFVSNIVFVSSGASVKPYNGWSAYGCSKAALNHFAMDIASEEPSDKVRAVCIAPGVVDTQMQKDIRETLGPQGMTPKALERFTQLYKTSSLLDPKVPAAVLAQLALKGIPDSLNGQYLRYNDERLGPVQG, from the coding sequence ATGGGCAAAATTATCTTGGTTACTGGTGCGTCCCGTGGGATTGGCCTGCAGTTGGTGAAAACTATTATTGAAAGAGATGACGAATGTGTCATATACGGCGTAGCAAGGACAGAAGCCAGCCTGCAGTCCTTACAAAAGGAATACGGTGCAGATAAATTTATGTACCGCGCCTGCGACATTACTGACAGATCTCAAGTGGAAGCTTTGGTGGAAGAGATCCGAAACAAGCACGGAAAATTGGACAGTATCGTTGCAAATGCTGGGATGCTAGAACCGGTGAAGTCCATCTCCCATGCCACCTCCGAGCATGACATCAAGCAGTGGGAAAGGCTGTTTGATGTGAACTTTTTCAGCATCGTCACTCTGGTGACGCTGTGTTTGCCCCTCTTGAAGGGCTCTCCATTTGTTAGCAACATTGTGTTTGTCAGCTCTGGAGCGAGTGTAAAACCATACAATGGATGGTCTGCATACGGCTGCTCCAAAGCCGCACTGAACCACTTTGCCATGGATATTGCTAGTGAAGAGCCCAGCGACAAGGTCCGTGCCGTGTGTATTGCACCGGGCGTGGTGGACACGCAGATGCAAAAAGATATCAGGGAAACGCTGGGCCCCCAGGGCATGACACCCAAGGCCCTCGAGAGGTTTACTCAATTGTATAAGACCTCGTCGTTGCTAGACCCAAAGGTGCCTGCAGCGGTGCTAGCGCAGCTCGCCCTGAAAGGTATTCCCGATTCTCTGAACGGCCAATATCTCCGCTACAATGATGAGCGACTAGGACCGGTGCAGGGCTAG
- the HYR1 gene encoding peroxiredoxin HYR1 (Thiol peroxidase~similar to YIR037W) yields the protein MSEFYKLAPIDKKGQPFPFDQLKGKVVLIVNVASKCGFTPQYKELEALYKRYKDEGFTIIGFPCNQFGHQEPGSDEEIAQFCQLNYGVTFPVMKKIDVNGSSEDPVYKFLKSQKSGMLGLRGIKWNFEKFLVDKKGKVYERYSSLTKPSSLSDTIEELLKEVE from the coding sequence ATGTCAGAATTTTATAAACTAGCTCCTATTGACAAGAAAGGTCAACCTTTCCCCTTCGACCAATTAAAGGGAAAGGTTGTTCTTATCGTTAACGTTGCCTCCAAATGTGGGTTTACTCCACAGTACAAAGAACTAGAAGCCTTGTACAAACGTTATAAGGATGAAGGTTTTACCATCATCGGGTTCCCATGCAACCAATTTGGCCACCAAGAACCTGGttctgatgaagaaattgctCAGTTCTGCCAATTGAATTATGGTGTGACTTTCCCCgttatgaaaaaaattgacgTTAATGGTAGCAGTGAGGACCCAGtttacaaatttttgaagagcCAAAAATCCGGTATGTTGGGCTTAAGAGGTATCAAAtggaattttgaaaaattcttggTCGATAAAAAGGGTAAAGTCTACGAAAGATACTCTTCGCTAACCAAGCCTTCTTCGCTGTCTGACACCATCGAAGAACTCTTGAAAGAGGTGGAATAG
- the GTT1 gene encoding bifunctional glutathione transferase/peroxidase (ER associated glutathione S-transferase capable of homodimerization~similar to YIR038C): MSSPIIKVHWLDQSRAFRLLWLLDHLKLEYEIVPYKRDANFRAPPELKKIHPLGRSPLLEVQDRETGKKKILAESGFIFQYVLQHFDHSHVLMSEDADIADQVNYYLFYAEGSLQPPLMIEFILSKAKNSGMPFPISYLVGKVADKISQAYSSGEMKNQFAFVEGEISKNNGYLVDGKLSGADILMSFPLQMAFERKFAAPEDYPAISKWLKTITSEESYVTSKEKAHALGSKF; the protein is encoded by the coding sequence ATGTCGTCGCCAATTATCAAAGTCCATTGGTTGGACCAATCCAGAGCATTCAGACTTTTGTGGCTATTAGACCATTTGAAACTTGAATACGAAATTGTCCCTTATAAAAGGGATGCGAACTTCCGTGCTCCTCCAGaactaaagaaaattcatccaTTAGGAAGATCCCCATTGTTGGAAGTTCAAGACAGAGAAACTggcaagaagaagatactTGCCGAGTCCGGTTTCATCTTCCAATATGTCTTGCAGCATTTTGATCATTCACACGTTTTAATGAGCGAGGATGCTGATATTGCGGACCAGGTCAACTACTACCTGTTCTATGCTGAAGGTTCCTTACAACCACCTTTGATGATTGAGTTCATTCTTTCAAAGGCGAAGAATTCTGGTATGCCCTTCCCCATTTCATATTTGGTAGGGAAGGTGGCGGACAAGATCAGTCAGGCTTACTCTAGCGGTGAGATGAAGAACCAGTTCGCTTTTGTGGAGGGTGAAATCTCCAAAAATAACGGCTACTTGGTTGACGGGAAATTGAGTGGTGCTGATATCTTAATGTCTTTCCCTTTACAGATGGcgtttgaaagaaaatttgccGCACCTGAGGATTATCCTGCAATTTCCAAATGGTTAAAAACTATAACTTCAGAGGAATCGTATGTTACTTCCAAGGAAAAGGCGCATGCTTTAGGTAGCAAATTTTAA